The Halorussus salinus genome includes a region encoding these proteins:
- a CDS encoding pentapeptide repeat-containing protein: MARTEERTAADSTATCRYTFDPARRTEAHLQTTWECPHDAYGDSDYCCFHMSRDERASNDVSPDEIVERIKTNLESGDVRDNEYVGADLPHLSLTYQDINGGTNHVLNFQYADIEGLDITHGRLEQGLNLRGATVGALKFEGATLGGLLDADGLSVEGVFAAYETTFREDVSLEGASFHGEVDCDEATFADDTSFAGATFHGVAHFRNAETTGTSHVLDDHVSFADVEFRDDASFRQATFQYVTFENAGFRAESDFEHTAFEGDTRFGGVVFDRMADFDEARFYDDVCFEEARFKALAEFRGVEFEGGSRTTNDDVTFEAAIFEGEADFKLARFRFADFKDASFRGKFNLDRAQFDARADCHRIEVGGAATLERVEFRDGVTFDGSRFDGDVVGVEAEFHGDADFVDVTFRSRVRFTEARFLEDATFRESEFQDAAIFRGTLFEGEAKHLEENACFDETTFEALADFQSSSFTNGSFESVTFHDESDFRESEFHNGVEFRVLSGGSADTYVDLTKATVEGGHVVIAGDTAVIYDLTKATIGDVSLESEGSEHELLDHFRFCLTNFDHFDFSDHHAYLERNDWNVHGFLGDESSGRYDVEMTSEVVEETYRKAQDSADAVGDTPAMREFEFKRYFYNRRKNLDIVLREYSLNTWGRAKKASSVGLNFFMQLTCGYGNRLPRIAVWTFLLPAVFGVLYVLGGPLQTQAGVVWEAEQPATTLFEGLYYSYISFSTIGYGDIGPVGWLAKILAAGQGMLNGLFFTLLTFTLFKRVLGGS; this comes from the coding sequence ATGGCACGAACTGAAGAACGCACGGCCGCCGACTCGACTGCGACCTGTCGGTACACCTTCGACCCCGCGAGACGGACCGAGGCCCACCTCCAGACGACGTGGGAGTGTCCTCACGACGCCTACGGCGACAGCGACTACTGCTGTTTCCACATGTCTCGGGACGAACGCGCGAGCAACGACGTGTCTCCCGACGAGATAGTCGAGCGCATCAAGACCAACCTCGAATCGGGCGACGTGCGCGACAACGAGTACGTCGGTGCCGACCTCCCGCACCTCTCGCTGACCTATCAGGACATCAACGGCGGGACCAACCACGTCCTCAACTTCCAGTACGCCGACATCGAGGGGTTGGACATCACCCACGGTCGCCTCGAACAGGGGTTGAACCTCCGCGGAGCGACCGTCGGCGCGCTCAAGTTCGAGGGCGCGACGTTGGGCGGTCTCTTGGACGCCGACGGCCTGTCGGTCGAGGGCGTCTTCGCGGCCTACGAGACGACGTTCCGCGAGGACGTGAGCCTCGAAGGCGCGAGTTTCCACGGCGAGGTCGATTGCGACGAGGCGACGTTCGCCGACGACACGAGTTTCGCGGGCGCGACGTTCCACGGCGTCGCCCACTTCCGGAACGCCGAGACGACCGGCACCAGCCACGTCTTGGACGACCACGTCTCGTTCGCTGACGTGGAGTTCCGCGACGACGCGAGTTTCCGGCAGGCGACCTTCCAGTACGTCACCTTCGAGAACGCCGGGTTCCGCGCCGAATCGGACTTCGAACACACGGCCTTCGAGGGCGACACCCGATTCGGCGGCGTCGTCTTCGACCGGATGGCCGACTTCGACGAGGCGCGGTTCTACGACGACGTGTGCTTCGAGGAGGCCCGGTTCAAGGCGTTGGCGGAGTTCCGCGGCGTCGAGTTCGAGGGCGGGAGTCGGACGACCAACGACGACGTGACCTTCGAGGCCGCCATCTTCGAGGGCGAGGCCGACTTCAAACTCGCGCGCTTCCGGTTCGCCGACTTCAAGGACGCGTCGTTCCGGGGGAAGTTCAACCTCGACCGCGCGCAGTTCGACGCCCGCGCGGACTGTCACCGCATCGAGGTGGGCGGGGCCGCGACGCTCGAACGCGTCGAGTTCCGCGACGGCGTAACCTTCGACGGGAGTCGGTTCGACGGCGACGTGGTCGGCGTCGAAGCCGAGTTCCACGGTGACGCCGACTTCGTGGACGTGACCTTCCGCTCGCGGGTCCGGTTCACCGAGGCCCGCTTCTTGGAGGACGCGACGTTCCGCGAGTCGGAGTTTCAGGACGCCGCCATCTTCCGGGGCACCCTCTTCGAGGGCGAGGCCAAGCACTTAGAGGAGAACGCCTGTTTCGACGAGACGACCTTCGAGGCGCTGGCGGACTTCCAGTCGTCGAGTTTCACCAACGGCTCCTTCGAGAGCGTGACGTTCCACGACGAGTCGGACTTTCGCGAGTCGGAGTTCCACAACGGCGTCGAGTTCCGGGTCCTGTCGGGCGGGAGCGCCGATACCTACGTCGATCTGACCAAAGCCACCGTCGAAGGCGGACACGTCGTCATCGCGGGCGATACCGCCGTCATCTACGACCTGACGAAGGCGACCATCGGCGATGTCAGTTTGGAGAGTGAGGGGAGCGAACACGAACTGCTGGACCACTTCCGGTTCTGCCTGACGAACTTCGACCACTTCGACTTCAGCGACCACCACGCCTATCTGGAGCGCAACGACTGGAACGTTCACGGGTTCCTCGGCGACGAGTCGTCGGGTCGTTACGACGTTGAGATGACCAGCGAAGTGGTCGAAGAGACCTACCGGAAAGCCCAAGACAGCGCCGACGCGGTGGGCGACACGCCCGCGATGCGGGAGTTCGAGTTCAAGCGGTACTTCTACAACCGCCGGAAGAACCTCGACATCGTGTTGCGCGAGTACTCGCTGAACACGTGGGGTCGCGCCAAGAAGGCCTCCAGCGTCGGACTTAACTTCTTCATGCAGTTGACCTGCGGGTACGGCAACCGCCTGCCCCGCATCGCGGTGTGGACCTTCCTCCTCCCGGCGGTGTTCGGCGTCCTCTACGTGCTGGGCGGCCCGCTCCAGACGCAGGCCGGTGTCGTCTGGGAGGCCGAGCAACCGGCGACGACGCTCTTCGAGGGACTGTACTACAGCTACATCAGCTTCTCGACCATCGGCTACGGCGACATCGGACCGGTCGGCTGGCTGGCGAAGATTCTCGCCGCGGGACAAGGGATGTTGAACGGCCTGTTCTTCACCCTGCTGACGTTCACGCTGTTCAAACGGGTTCTGGGCGGGAGCTGA
- a CDS encoding spermidine synthase — protein sequence MPKVAARTKTLTLLAITYVVSFCSFAYEFVYSELLTVMYGGTVTQYVITVGLYFFSLGIGSALSDDLQADAPSNFFRTEVYLAAVAPAGFMLVVGLNSVALPTAVPSELIWVVARLPAVAVGFLSGFELPLLTRMVEAVEASEETDRAADSAGLLPTAVTSGASRLYGLVLGVFGLFWTVERTEGERSGLSVVLAMDYVGGLFGAVVYAKVLYPQLGLVPTIFVLALLNGVAALAFAARFSERPWGLFSGDSERRAFASRESATLLVVCLLLTAGYAGAVANHRQVDREVTELYLEQQVESEYAQGAMDAEVTSQWTTEYQHVWRYQRTWTGAGANPYFANETEECLRMGSAVQLCESWADSYHQGLVDVPMSLYDHDSETKVLVVGGGDWIAIDHLREYNVTVDHVDLDGEFMRHAKNESFFSRWHDDAYEYDRLNTTVGDGYAYLKDTDEKYDLVLLDIPGATDDDLLTLYSKEFYGSLRRHLTDDGAVVAWAYSQYGYPQHHKAYLNTVRAAGFDRYAPYWAWEDVDRDGDRERVEQFYVLAPGQRSAFPAPDSSRATDYLRRHGDRYRDLDWRAIPRYRGVEVNSLFDPNYDLLVDT from the coding sequence ATGCCGAAGGTCGCCGCGCGCACGAAGACGCTGACCCTGCTCGCCATCACGTACGTCGTGTCGTTCTGTAGCTTCGCCTACGAGTTCGTCTACTCGGAGCTACTGACCGTGATGTACGGCGGGACCGTCACCCAGTACGTCATCACCGTGGGGCTGTACTTCTTCAGCCTCGGTATCGGGTCGGCGCTCTCCGACGACTTGCAGGCCGACGCGCCCTCGAACTTCTTCCGGACCGAGGTCTACCTCGCGGCGGTCGCGCCCGCCGGATTCATGCTCGTCGTCGGCCTGAACAGCGTCGCGCTTCCGACGGCCGTCCCCTCGGAACTGATATGGGTCGTCGCCCGACTGCCCGCGGTCGCGGTCGGGTTCCTCTCGGGGTTCGAACTCCCCCTCTTGACCCGGATGGTCGAAGCGGTCGAAGCCTCCGAGGAGACCGACCGGGCCGCCGACTCGGCGGGACTCCTCCCGACCGCCGTGACTTCGGGAGCCAGTCGGCTCTACGGTCTCGTCCTCGGCGTCTTCGGCCTGTTCTGGACCGTCGAGCGCACCGAGGGCGAGCGGAGCGGTCTCTCGGTCGTGCTGGCGATGGACTACGTTGGCGGCCTGTTCGGCGCGGTCGTCTACGCGAAGGTGCTGTACCCCCAACTCGGTCTCGTACCGACCATCTTCGTGCTGGCCCTGCTGAACGGCGTGGCCGCGCTCGCGTTCGCCGCTCGGTTCAGCGAGCGTCCGTGGGGCCTGTTCTCCGGCGACAGCGAGCGCCGAGCGTTCGCGAGCCGCGAGTCGGCGACCCTCCTCGTGGTCTGTCTCCTACTGACCGCGGGGTACGCCGGAGCGGTCGCCAACCACCGCCAAGTGGACCGCGAGGTCACGGAACTCTACCTCGAACAGCAGGTCGAATCCGAGTACGCGCAGGGAGCGATGGACGCCGAGGTGACGAGCCAGTGGACCACCGAGTACCAGCACGTCTGGCGCTACCAGCGGACGTGGACCGGCGCGGGGGCGAACCCGTACTTCGCCAACGAGACCGAGGAGTGCCTGCGGATGGGTTCGGCGGTCCAACTGTGTGAGAGTTGGGCTGACTCCTACCATCAGGGACTCGTGGACGTGCCGATGTCGCTGTACGACCACGACTCCGAGACGAAGGTGTTGGTCGTCGGCGGCGGCGACTGGATAGCCATCGACCACCTCCGGGAGTACAACGTCACCGTGGACCACGTGGACTTGGACGGCGAGTTCATGCGTCACGCGAAGAACGAGTCGTTCTTCTCGCGCTGGCACGACGACGCCTACGAGTACGACCGCCTGAACACCACGGTCGGCGACGGCTACGCCTACCTCAAGGACACCGACGAGAAGTACGATTTGGTCCTGCTGGACATCCCCGGCGCGACCGACGACGACCTGCTGACGCTCTACTCGAAGGAGTTCTACGGGTCGCTCCGTCGCCACCTCACCGACGACGGCGCGGTCGTGGCGTGGGCCTACTCCCAGTACGGCTACCCCCAACACCACAAGGCGTACCTCAACACGGTCCGGGCCGCCGGGTTCGACCGCTACGCGCCCTACTGGGCGTGGGAGGACGTGGACCGCGACGGCGACCGCGAGCGCGTCGAACAGTTCTACGTCCTCGCGCCCGGCCAGCGGTCGGCGTTCCCGGCCCCCGACTCGTCACGCGCGACCGACTACCTGCGACGCCACGGCGACCGGTATCGAGACCTCGACTGGCGCGCGATACCGCGCTACCGCGGCGTCGAAGTCAACTCGCTGTTCGACCCGAACTACGACCTCCTCGTAGACACTTGA
- a CDS encoding SDR family oxidoreductase — protein MASDASADATRSDDSTAADDAESVFVTGFPGFLGSELVARLLDRYDDDVAIRCLVQSKYRDLAEERAAELDDSPGRIELYEGDITEADLGLSDESGDAASDDDYADLAADATEIYHLAAVYDLGVSREVGMAVNVEGTRNLLDFAERAPDLRRFHYVSTCYVSGRHDGVFTHRDLDVGQSFNNHYEETKFLAERAVQRRMDEGLPATVYRPAIAVGDSETGRTQKYDGPYNVLGLLDRQRALGERVADIGGSLAGLGERVGGIADFDSLPAVVPVFGDPRDYEVNVVPRDFVVEAIDRLSRLDASAGEVYQLCDPNPPTVAGMVRAFGDALGIGIRTIRLPGGASSARRALESVPGLASLLGVQPAVLDYFVHPTSYTAENAVRDLRDTGVSCPPFESYADLLVRFYREHPDVSADAMV, from the coding sequence ATGGCCAGCGACGCGTCCGCTGACGCGACGAGGAGCGACGATTCCACGGCGGCCGACGACGCCGAGTCCGTCTTCGTCACGGGCTTTCCGGGCTTTCTGGGGTCGGAACTGGTCGCGCGCCTGCTGGACAGGTACGACGACGATGTGGCGATTCGGTGTCTCGTGCAGTCGAAGTACCGGGACCTCGCCGAGGAGCGCGCCGCCGAACTGGACGACTCGCCCGGCCGAATCGAACTCTACGAGGGCGACATTACCGAGGCAGACCTCGGACTGAGCGACGAGAGCGGGGACGCCGCGAGCGACGACGACTACGCCGACCTCGCCGCCGACGCGACCGAAATCTACCACCTCGCGGCGGTGTACGACCTCGGAGTCTCGCGCGAAGTCGGAATGGCGGTCAACGTCGAGGGGACCCGCAACCTCCTCGATTTCGCCGAGCGAGCGCCCGACCTCCGGCGGTTCCACTACGTCTCGACCTGCTACGTCAGCGGGCGACACGACGGCGTGTTCACCCACCGCGATTTGGACGTGGGCCAGTCGTTCAACAACCACTACGAGGAGACCAAGTTCCTCGCCGAACGCGCGGTCCAGCGTCGGATGGACGAGGGGCTACCGGCCACCGTCTACCGTCCGGCCATCGCGGTCGGCGACAGCGAGACCGGCAGGACCCAGAAGTACGACGGGCCGTACAACGTCTTGGGTCTGCTCGACCGCCAGCGGGCGCTCGGCGAGCGGGTCGCCGACATCGGCGGGAGCCTCGCGGGTCTCGGCGAGCGCGTCGGTGGAATCGCGGATTTCGACTCGCTTCCGGCGGTCGTCCCGGTGTTCGGCGACCCCCGCGATTACGAGGTCAACGTCGTGCCCCGCGACTTCGTGGTCGAGGCCATCGACCGACTGAGCCGACTCGACGCGTCGGCGGGCGAGGTCTACCAGCTCTGTGACCCGAATCCGCCCACCGTCGCGGGGATGGTCCGGGCGTTCGGCGACGCGCTCGGTATCGGGATTCGGACGATTCGACTCCCCGGCGGAGCGAGTTCGGCCCGGCGCGCGCTCGAATCGGTGCCCGGTCTCGCGTCACTTCTCGGGGTCCAACCCGCGGTGCTGGACTACTTCGTCCACCCGACGAGCTACACCGCCGAGAACGCGGTCCGCGACCTGCGCGACACGGGGGTCTCGTGTCCGCCCTTCGAGAGCTACGCGGACCTCCTCGTCCGGTTCTATCGGGAGCATCCGGACGTGTCCGCGGACGCGATGGTCTGA
- a CDS encoding succinic semialdehyde dehydrogenase, which translates to MDTSPPTGVGSDRLARLAATVPTEADRPAIAVEAPYSGDTIGTIPAGTDADVRAAVERASEAQLAWAETSVERRAETMLRFHDLVLDRRGDLLDVAQLESGKARVDAFEEILDVATTARHYAYRAADYLEPERRKGAFPLVTKTTVHREPVGVVGIVSPWNYPLTLAISDAIPALLAGNAVVLKPASETPFSALLLRDLLREAGVPDDAFQVVTGTGSEAGGAVVEEVDYVCFTGSTETGRTVAERAGANLTDCSLELGGKNPMVVLSDADVEKAVEGAIQGSFTNAGQLCISFERLYVHRDIYDEFLDRFVRRTRGLDLRGAYDYGPDVGSLVGPDQLGTVEEHVADAVAKGADVLTGGRARPDIGPYFYEPTVLAGVTDEMKAGCEETFGPVVAVSSFDTETEAVELANDSEYGLNASVWTEDGERGRALAREIDCGTVNVNDAYAAAWASVDAPMGGMNDSGLGRRHGDEGFLKYTEAKTVAHQRGPTLGAPRGVPDGWYAKAMALSLRAIKRVPGVR; encoded by the coding sequence ATGGACACCTCCCCGCCGACCGGCGTCGGTTCGGACCGCCTCGCCCGCCTCGCGGCCACGGTCCCGACCGAGGCCGACCGACCGGCGATAGCGGTCGAAGCACCCTACTCGGGCGACACCATCGGAACGATTCCCGCGGGCACGGACGCGGACGTTCGCGCGGCCGTCGAGCGCGCCAGCGAGGCCCAACTCGCGTGGGCGGAAACGTCGGTCGAACGTCGCGCCGAGACGATGCTCCGGTTCCACGACCTCGTGTTGGACCGACGGGGCGACCTCCTCGACGTGGCGCAACTCGAAAGCGGGAAGGCCCGCGTGGACGCCTTCGAGGAGATACTGGACGTGGCGACGACGGCGCGCCACTACGCCTACCGCGCGGCGGACTACCTCGAACCGGAGCGCCGGAAGGGCGCGTTCCCGCTCGTGACGAAGACGACCGTCCACCGCGAACCGGTCGGGGTCGTCGGGATAGTCTCGCCGTGGAACTACCCGCTGACGCTGGCGATTTCGGACGCGATTCCGGCCCTGCTGGCCGGGAACGCGGTCGTACTCAAGCCCGCGAGCGAGACGCCGTTCTCCGCGCTTCTCCTCCGGGACCTCCTCCGAGAGGCCGGAGTCCCCGACGACGCGTTCCAAGTCGTGACCGGCACGGGGAGCGAGGCGGGCGGCGCGGTCGTCGAGGAGGTCGACTACGTCTGTTTCACCGGGAGTACCGAGACCGGTCGGACCGTGGCCGAGCGGGCGGGCGCGAACCTGACCGACTGCTCGCTGGAACTCGGCGGGAAGAACCCGATGGTCGTGCTGTCCGACGCGGACGTGGAGAAGGCCGTCGAGGGCGCGATTCAGGGCTCGTTCACCAACGCGGGCCAACTCTGCATCTCCTTCGAACGCCTCTACGTCCACCGGGATATCTACGACGAGTTCCTTGACCGATTCGTCCGGCGGACCCGCGGGCTGGACCTCCGAGGAGCTTACGACTACGGGCCGGACGTGGGGTCGCTGGTCGGCCCGGACCAACTCGGAACCGTCGAGGAACACGTCGCGGACGCCGTGGCGAAGGGCGCGGACGTGCTGACCGGCGGCCGCGCCCGGCCCGACATCGGGCCGTACTTCTACGAGCCGACGGTTCTGGCGGGCGTGACCGACGAGATGAAAGCTGGCTGTGAGGAGACCTTCGGTCCCGTCGTCGCGGTCAGTTCCTTCGACACCGAGACCGAGGCGGTCGAGTTGGCCAACGACTCGGAGTACGGCCTGAACGCGAGCGTCTGGACGGAGGACGGCGAACGCGGCCGCGCCCTCGCCCGCGAAATCGACTGCGGGACGGTCAACGTCAACGACGCCTACGCCGCGGCGTGGGCCTCCGTGGACGCGCCGATGGGCGGGATGAACGACTCCGGATTGGGTCGGCGACACGGCGACGAGGGGTTCCTGAAGTACACCGAAGCCAAGACCGTCGCCCACCAGCGCGGGCCGACGTTGGGCGCTCCTCGGGGCGTCCCCGACGGGTGGTACGCCAAGGCGATGGCGTTGTCGCTCCGCGCGATAAAACGCGTTCCGGGGGTTCGCTGA
- a CDS encoding DUF7344 domain-containing protein: MQRNVSLDGRSDSERLDGELSLLAVAECRYVCYYFGRNSDDEATLGELAEYVRRLDAPRVPDSRARIAARLHHLAVPKLDEAGVVAYDEEGNTVTYRGSQTLESLVAVTADDECDALA, encoded by the coding sequence GTGCAACGGAACGTGTCTCTCGACGGGCGGAGCGACAGCGAGCGACTCGACGGAGAGCTGTCACTCCTCGCCGTCGCCGAGTGTCGATACGTCTGTTACTACTTCGGGCGCAACTCCGACGACGAAGCGACGCTCGGCGAACTCGCGGAGTACGTCCGGCGACTCGACGCGCCGCGCGTTCCCGACTCCCGCGCCCGCATCGCGGCGCGGCTCCACCACCTCGCGGTTCCCAAGCTGGACGAGGCTGGCGTGGTCGCGTACGACGAGGAGGGAAACACCGTTACGTATCGCGGGAGCCAGACCCTCGAATCGCTCGTCGCAGTGACCGCCGACGACGAGTGCGACGCGTTAGCGTGA